The segment TGGGACGCTGTGCTCGGTACCATGCTGTCCAGCTCGAACAGGGACGCCTCGGTGCAGTTCTCGGACCAGCTCCTCGCCCTCCTCACGATCGTCTCGCTCATCGGCGTCGTCGTCCTCGCGAGCGCGCTGACGGTCGTGGCCCTCCGCCTGAGGCGCCTGCGCACGGGTTACGACGCGGTCCTCGACCCGGCCCGACGCGAGGACCTCTTCTAGGTCCTCGAACGCCGCTTCGGCGAGGTTGAGCAGCTGCGCGAGGCGATCGCGGTGGTGCACCGCAACACCGAGCACCTGCGCAACCTGTTGCGTGCGGCTGTGTCACGTGTCGGCGTCGTCCGCTACGACGCGTTCGACGACATGGGCGGGGCGCTGTCGTTCTCCGCGGCGCTCCTCGACGAGTCCGGCGACGGGGTCGTGCTGTCATCCATCAACGGGCGGACCGAGGCGCGGACCTACGCCAAGCCGGTGATTGGCGGGACCAGCTCCTACAACCTGTCGCCGGAGGAGGAAGCAGCGATCGACGCCGCGCTCACCGGCGAGCGCCAGGCCGTGGTGAACCCGCCGCGACGCCGCCGTGGCCGGGCGGCGTCGTAGACCGCCGTGACGCTGGCGTACCTGGGTCCTCCCGGCACCTTCTCCGAG is part of the Actinomycetota bacterium genome and harbors:
- a CDS encoding DUF4446 family protein is translated as MVHRNTEHLRNLLRAAVSRVGVVRYDAFDDMGGALSFSAALLDESGDGVVLSSINGRTEARTYAKPVIGGTSSYNLSPEEEAAIDAALTGERQAVVNPPRRRRGRAAS